From Scleropages formosus chromosome 1, fSclFor1.1, whole genome shotgun sequence, a single genomic window includes:
- the lats1 gene encoding serine/threonine-protein kinase LATS1 — MKRVEKPEGHRQMRPKTFPASNYSGNSQQMLQEIRESLRNLSRPADGTKADPGAGKAPAEDSRQPGRAGNTKNSYHKALQEIRKSLMPFANEPSSSGRGAEVNRQMLMELQAAGFEEEMVIRALKQTGSRSVEAAIEYISKMSYQDPWREQMVAAAARPVNAGMKAPAAAHIQQQVNRKPSWKGSKESLVPQRHGPLMVEGMMYRSDSPAPPGDAAGRSPAAFTQGHPGNGQRANPPLPPQVRSVTPPPNRGTTPPPPSWDANPSTKRFSGNMDYLVPRTSPVPQGAWPESYSTPSSQNQRGISPVPVGRQPIIMQSSGGNKFNFPSGWPQNGSGQPEYLSHQSVAISGSGRQPPPPYPLGQSSRQSPTALQMQADGPTASPPYTNGGSLPQSMLASNRNSHNLELYNVSIPGLTSPWPQCPLPPGQPQSSLGGSLQPSLPVRSNSFNNHQLGGRPVLPATSQPSATTVTAVTQAPILQPVKSMRVPKPELQTAVAPTHPSRLQQPTLPTSYQENPTSMSQMQVVGEAPSYQGPPPPYPRHLLQQHAAPGPTYEPVTKPPSGKDRPAEEDGGGGGSDRVEVYEGAAPGDREKKQITTSPVPVRRNKKDEERRGESRVPIYSPQAFKFFMEQHVENILKNHQQRIRRKKQLESEMQRVGLSDEAQEQMRMMLCQKESNYIRLKRAKMDKSMFVKIKTLGIGAFGEVCLARKVDTGALYAMKTLRKKDVLLRNQVAHVKAERDILAEADNEWVVRLYYSFQDKDNLYFVMDYIPGGDMMSLLIRMGIFHEELAQFYIAELTCAVESVHKMGFIHRDIKPDNILIDRDGHIKLTDFGLCTGFRWTHDSKYYQSGDHVRQDSMDFSKEWEESNCRCGDRLKPLERRAARQHQRCLAHSLVGTPNYIAPEVLLRTGYTQLCDWWSVGVILYEMLVGQPPFLATTPLETQLKVISWQTTLHIPPQAKLSPEASDLIVKLCRGPEDRLGKNGAEEIKVHPFFRTIDFSTDLRQQQRPAPYIPKIAHCTDTSNFDPVDPDKLWSDDDEGRGDTLNGWFKNGKHPEHAFYEFTFRRFFDDNGHPYSCPKPIEYEGYSGHNSDTEGLKKESGEREEKQQGRDLVYV, encoded by the exons ATGAAGAGAGTCGAGAAGCCCGAAGGACACAGACAAATGCGGCCCAAGACGTTCCCCGCGAGCAACTACAGCGGCAACAGCCAGCAGATGCTGCAGGAGATCCGCGAGAGCCTGCGAAACCTCTCTCGGCCCGCCGACGGCACCAAGGCGGACCCGGGTGCCGGGAAGGCGCCGGCCGAAGACTCTCGGCAGCCGGGCAGAGCCGGCAACACCAAGAACTCCTACCACAAGGCCCTGCAGGAGATCCGCAAGTCGCTGATGCCCTTCGCCAACGAGCCCAGCTCTTCCGGTCGTGGAGCTGAAGTCAACAGGCAGATGCTGATGGAGCTGCAGGCCGCCGGGTTTGAGGAG GAGATGGTGATCCGTGCCTTGAAGCAGACTGGCAGTCGCAGTGTGGAGGCAGCTATTGAGTACATCAGCAAAATGAGCTACCAGGACCCGTGGCGGGAGCAGAtggtggctgctgctgctcgtccTGTCAACGCCGGCATGAAGGCACCCG CTGCAGCTCACATCCAGCAGCAGGTCAACAGGAAGCCGAGCTGGAAGGGTTCCAAGGAGTCTCTGGTCCCACAAAGGCATGGACCGCTCATGGTGGAGGGCATGATGTACCGCTCTGACAGTCCAGCTCCCCCAGGGGATGCTGCAGGACGGTCACCAGCAGCCTTCACACAAGGTCACCCTGGAAATGGTCAGCGTGCAAACCCACCCCTGCCACCCCAGGTGCGCAGTGTCACACCCCCGCCAAACAGGGGcaccaccccaccaccaccctctTGGGATGCCAACCCTTCCACTAAGCGTTTCTCTGGGAACATGGATTACTTGGTGCCCCGCACTTCTCCGGTTCCACAGGGTGCATGGCCTGAGAGCTACTCCACACCATCTTCCCAGAACCAAAGAGGCATCAGTCCAGTTCCGGTGGGTCGGCAACCCATAATCATGCAGAGTTCTGGAGGGAATAAGTTTAACTTCCCTTCTGGTTGGCCTCAGAATGGCTCTGGGCAGCCTGAGTACCTGAGTCACCAGAGTGTGGCAATTAGTGGATCTGGCCGCCAGCCCCCACCACCATACCCTCTGGGCCAGAGCAGCCGGCAGAGCCCCACTGCCTTGCAGATGCAAGCTGATGGGCCCACAGCTTCCCCACCGTACACTAATGGAGGAAGCCTTCCTCAGTCCATGTTGGCCTCTAACCGAAACAGTCACAATCTGGAGCTTTACAATGTCAGCATACCTGGGCTGACGTCCCCGTGGCCCCAGTGCCCCCTGCCACCAGGCCAGCCCCAGTCATCCTTGGGGGGCAGCCTACAGCCTAGTCTCCCTGTTCGCTCAAATTCCTTCAACAACCACCAGCTTGGTGGTCGCCCGGTTCTTCCAGCCACTTCTCAGCCATCGGCCACCACCGTTACCGCTGTCACCCAGGCACCCATCCTGCAACCTGTCAAGAGCATGCGAGTGCCCAAGCCCGAGTTGCAGACTGCTGTGGCTCCCACCCACCCCTCCAGACTGCAGCAGCCAACCCTTCCCACCTCCTACCAAGagaatcccacctccatgtCACAAATGCAGGTGGTGGGGGAGGCACCAAGTTACCAGGGTCCACCTCCACCTTACCCCCGACACCTCCTCCAACAGCATGCTGCCCCTGGCCCCACCTATGAGCCTGTCACTAAGCCCCCTAGTGGGAAGGACAGGCCAGCAGAGGAGGACGGGGGCGGTGGAGGCAGTGATCGGGTAGAGGTCTATGAGGGAGCAGCTCCAGGTGACCGGGAGAAGAAACAGATCACCACATCACCAGTGCCGGTACGGAGGAACAAGAAAGATGAGGAGCGGCGTGGGGAATCGCGTGTCCCAATCTACTCCCCACAGGCCTTCAAGTTTTTCATGGAGCAGCATGTGGAGAACATTCTGAAGAACCACCAGCAGAGGATACGCCGCAAGAAGCAGCTGGAGAGTGAAATGCAAAGG GTGGGGCTGTCAGATGAGGCCCAGGAGCAGATGCGAATGATGCTCTGTCAAAAGGAGTCCAACTACATCCGGCTGAAGCGCGCCAAGATGGACAAGTCAATGTTTGTGAAGATCAAGACACTGGGCATTGGCGCCTTTGGTGAAGTATGTCTTGCTCGTAAGGTGGACACGGGTGCGCTCTATGCTATGAAGACGTTGCGCAAAAAGGACGTGCTGCTGCGCAACCAAGTGGCACATGTAAAGGCGGAGCGTGACATCCTTGCAGAGGCTGACAATGAGTGGGTGGTGCGGCTCTACTATTCATTCCAAGATAAGGACAACCTGTACTTTGTCATGGACTACATTCCCGGCGGGGATATGATGAGCCTGCTAATCCGCATGGGCATCTTCCATGAGGAGCTGGCACAGTTCTACATCGCCGAACTCACGTGCGCTGTGGAGAGCGTGCATAAGATGGGCTTCATCCACCGTGACATCAAGCCTGACAACATCCTCATCGACCGCGATGGCCACATCAAGCTCACTGACTTTGGCCTGTGCACTGGCTTCCGCTGGACACACGATTCCAAGTACTATCAGAGTG GTGATCATGTCCGGCAGGACAGCATGGACTTCAGCAAGGAGTGGGAGGAATCTAACTGTCGCTGTGGAGACCGTCTGAAGCCCCTGGAGCGGCGGGCAGCACGACAGCACCAGCGCTGCCTGGCCCACTCGCTTGTCGGCACACCAAACTACATCGCCCCCGAGGTCCTGCTCCGCACAG GTTACACTCAGCTCTGTGATTGGTGGAGTGTTGGTGTCATTCTCTATGAGATGTTAGTAGGACAGCCCCCTTTCTTAGCTACAACACCTCTGGAAACACAGCTCAAG GTGATCAGCTGGCAGACAACCCTGCACATTCCCCCTCAGGCCAAGCTGAGCCCTGAGGCATCAGATTTGATTGTGAAGCTGTGCAGAGGTCCTGAAGATCGGCTAGGCAAAAACGGTGCAGAGGAGATCAAGGTGCACCCTTTCTTCAGGACCATTGACTTCTCCACAGATCTGCGCCAACAACAGCGACCTGCTCCATACATCCCCAAGATAGCTCACTGCACTGACACCTCTAACTTCGACCCAGTGGACCCAGATAAGCTGTGGAGCGACGATGACGAAGGCCGCGGGGACACGCTCAATGGCTGGTTCAAGAACGGCAAGCACCCTGAGCACGCATTCTATGAATTCACCTTCCGTCGCTTCTTCGACGACAATGGGCACCCCTACAGCTGTCCCAAGCCCATAGAGTACGAGGGCTACAGCGGTCACAATTCTGACACTGAGGGTCTAAAGAAAGAATCAGGAGAGCGGGAAGAAAAGCAACAGGGGCGTGACCTGGTATATGTGTGA
- the nup43 gene encoding nucleoporin Nup43, translated as MDYINAKFVSQKISKTRWRPVSSSSLQQPDIFATGSWDNEENKLSLWSVGELGLSSMEEDMEGDPQLLCDIRHKGDVLDLSFLDQERIVTASSTGAVTIFRHHPNSQTLSVSQLWDRAHHYPCDSAPCTGVVCNSPEIVTVGEDGRIILFRVDHKSILRTIENADSSTIHAVTFLRTTEVLTVNSIGQLKLWDFRQQGNDPVQILYLTGDRVPLHSVDRHPNQQHIVATGGQDGMLCIWDVRHGSIPFSLMEAHSAEMWEVHFHPSNPDHLFTCSEDGSLLHWESCTNSDAPSFLQGGRNASVISRGGVPQAIGNQSLTSSWLSGDSSKGHLETTHMLPSQTLSVNSLDVLGQCLVCGTDGEAIYVNRHVPV; from the exons ATGGATTACATCAACGCGAAATTTGTGTCGCAGAAGATAAGTAAAACGCGATGGAGGCCcgtctcttcttcctccttgcAGCAGCCAGATATATTCGCTACAGGATCTTGGGACAATGAG gaaaacaaaCTCTCTCTGTGGTCAGTGGGAGAGCTGGGGCTGTCCAGCATGGAGGAGGACATGGAAGGAGACCCACAGCTCCTGTGCGACATCAGACACAAAGGAGATGTCCTGGACCTCAGT TTTTTGGACCAAGAGAGGATTGTTACAGCTTCGTCCACTGGAGCAGTCACAATCTTCCGCCACCATCCTAACAGCCAG ACTCTTTCTGTTTCACAACTCTGGGACAGAGCACATCACTACCCCTGTGACAGCGCTCCCTGTACAGGGGTGGTATGCAACAGCCCAGAAATTGTCACAGTCGGGGAGGATGGAAGGATCATACTCTTCAGAGTGGATCACAAAAGCATCCTTCGCACTATAG AAAATGCTGACAGCAGCACTATCCATGCTGTGACATTCCTGAGGACCACAGAGGTGCTAACAGTCAACTCCATCGGCCAGCTGAAGCTGTGGGATTTCAGGCAGCAAGGGAATGATCCTGTTCAGATTCTTTATCT AACCGGGGACAGAGTGCCCCTGCATTCTGTGGACAGGCATCCCAATCAGCAGCACATTGTGGCTACTGGAGGGCAGGATGGCATGCTGTGTATCTGGGATGTGAGACATGGCAGCATCCCTTTCTCTTTGATGGAAGCACACTCAGCTGAAA TGTGGGAGGTGCATTTTCACCCATCGAACCCAGATCACTTGTTCACATGCTCAGAGGATGGCTCCTTGTTGCACTGGGAGAGCTGCACAAATTCTGACGCACCATCATTTTTGCAAG GTGGACGGAATGCAAGCGTCATATCCCGCGGTGGAGTACCACAGGCCATAGGCAATCAGTCGCTGACCAGTTCCTGGCTTAGTGGGGATTCCAGTAAGGGGCACCTTGAAACAACACACATGTTGCCAAGCCAGACATTGTCTGTGAACAGCCTGGATGTGCTGGGACAGTGTCTCGTCTGTGGGACAGATGGAGAGGCCATTTATGTGAACAGACATGTCCCAGTGTAG
- the katna1 gene encoding katanin p60 ATPase-containing subunit A1 gives MVFPVRMSLHEISENVKLAREYALLGNYTSAMVCYQGVLEQIKKYVFSVRDAALQQKWQQVWQEIGQESKNVREIMNTLESFQLENTPSKPSSQDGDLWPVQVERRSSPCPVRRPSQAPSRDGKPVNNRLSAAVRPPHRPSPRGSNGERAKGPKGKEKKETGKSKEDKNKSDISETEVKKFDGTGYDKDLVEALERDIISQNPNVKWDDIADLEEAKKLLKEAVVLPMWMPEFFKGIRRPWKGVLMVGPPGTGKTLLAKAVATECRTTFFNVSSSTLTSKYRGESEKLVRLLFEMARFYAPTTIFIDEIDSMCSRRGTSEEHEASRRVKAELLIQMDGVGGASENDDPSKMVMVLAATNFPWDIDEALRRRLEKRIYIPLPSAKGRVELLKINLKELELASDVDLTKIAQQMEGYSGADITNVCRDASLMAMRRRIEGLTPEEIRNLSREEMHMPTTMEDFESSLRKVSKSVSASDLEKYEKWIAEFGSC, from the exons ATGGTTTTTCCTGTCAG AATGAGTTTACATGAGATCAGCGAGAACGTGAAGCTCGCCCGGGAGTATGCCTTGCTGGGGAACTACACGTCTGCCATGGTCTGCTACCAGGGTGTCCTCGAGCAGATCAAGAAGTACGTCTTTTCAGTTCGTGATGCTGCTTTACAGCAAAAATGGCAACAG GTTTGGCAGGAAATTGGTCAGGAGAGCAAGAATGTGAGAGAAATAATGAACACTTTGGAAAGCTTTCAACTGGAGAACACTCCCTCCAAACCAAGCAGTCAAGATGGAGACCTTTGGCCAGTGCAGGTGGAACGCAG GTCGTCGCCCTGTCCAGTGAGGCGACCTTCACAGGCCCCCAGCAGAGATGGCAAACCGGTGAATAACCGCCTGAGTGCAGCAGTCCGACCGCCGCACCGGCCGTCACCACGGGGATCCAATGGAGAGCGAGCCAAAGGTCCTAAAggcaaagagaagaaagaaacagGGAAGTCTAAGGAAGACAAG AACAAGTCTGACATCTCTGAGACGGAAGTGAAGAAGTTTGATGGGACTGGATATGACAAGGATCTGGTAGAGGCCTTGGAACGGGACATCATATCACAGAACCCAAATGTGAAGTG GGATGACATTGCAGACTTAGAAGAAGCTAAAAAGCTGTTGAAAGAGGCTGTTGTGCTGCCTATGTGGATGCCTGAGTTTTTCAAGGGAATTCGGCGACCGTGGAAG GGAGTGCTCATGGTTGGCCCGCCAGGCACAGGAAAGACATTGCTGGCCAAAGCTGTTGCCACAGAGTGCAGGACCACATTCTTTAACGTGTCCTCGTCCACGCTCACTTCTAAGTACAGAGGGGAGTCTGAAAAGCTGGTCCGGCTGCTTTTTGAAATG GCTCGATTCTATGCCCCCACCACCATTTTCATCGATGAGATAGACTCCATGTGCAGCCGTAGGGGCACGTCTGAGGAGCACGAAGCCAGCCGCAGGGTGAAGGCCGAGCTGCTCATCCAGATGGATG GAGTTGGTGGGGCATCAGAAAATGACGACCCTTCTAAAATGGTCATGGTCCTGGCAGCCACAAACTTCCCGTGGGACATCGACGAGGCCCTCAGACGACGCCTGGAGAAGAGGATTTACATTCCTTTGCCATCAG CCAAAGGCAGAGTGGAGCTGCTGAAGATAAATttgaaggagctggaactggccAGCGATGTAGACTTGACAAAGATTGCCCAGCAGATGGAGGGCTACTCTGGAGCGGACATAACCAATGTCTGCAG GGATGCATCACTAATGGCCATGCGACGGCGCATTGAGGGCCTGACACCAGAGGAGATTCGCAATCTCTCACGGGAGGAGATGCACATGCCCACCACCATGGAGGACTTTGAGTCATCTCTCAGGAAGGTGTCCAAGTCCGTGTCAGCGAGTGACCTGGAGAAGTACGAAAAGTGGATTGCCGAGTTTGGCTCCTGCTGA